From Variimorphobacter saccharofermentans, one genomic window encodes:
- a CDS encoding AraC family transcriptional regulator, with protein MKEFEKVGYLNHDFKMFHILDRQRKIYEFHYHDFNKIMIFLKGNINYTIEGKSYLLKPYDIVLVNAGEIHRPAVLDDSEYERIIIYVSTKFLDSYSEKDSDLNNCFERAKNEHSNVLRVTSLDKSKLYQVCKELEYSFSDNAFAKELYQKILFLEFMIQLNRTVISNHINYLDASLGNSKLLHMIEYINENITRDITIDHLSEHFFLNRYYLMHYFKEETGYTIGNYITEKRLLLAKNLLRNGCTVTEACFQSGFKNYSTFSRAFKKAYSTIPKNAQYLD; from the coding sequence TTGAAGGAATTTGAGAAGGTTGGGTATCTGAATCATGATTTTAAAATGTTTCATATTCTGGATCGACAACGAAAAATATATGAATTCCATTATCATGATTTCAATAAGATCATGATTTTTCTGAAGGGAAATATTAATTATACCATTGAAGGTAAAAGCTATTTGCTAAAGCCTTATGATATCGTGCTGGTAAATGCCGGAGAAATTCATAGACCGGCTGTGCTGGACGATTCGGAATATGAAAGAATTATTATCTATGTGTCTACCAAGTTCCTGGACTCCTATTCAGAAAAGGACAGTGATCTGAATAATTGCTTTGAACGGGCAAAAAATGAACATTCCAATGTACTTAGAGTGACCTCCCTTGACAAAAGTAAGCTTTACCAGGTGTGTAAGGAATTAGAATATTCCTTTTCAGATAATGCATTTGCCAAGGAACTTTATCAGAAAATACTCTTTTTGGAGTTTATGATTCAGCTCAATCGAACCGTCATTTCTAATCATATTAATTATCTTGATGCAAGTTTAGGGAACTCGAAGCTGCTTCACATGATAGAATATATCAATGAAAACATAACCCGGGATATTACGATTGATCATTTGTCAGAGCACTTCTTCCTGAACCGATACTACCTGATGCACTATTTCAAGGAAGAGACTGGATATACAATAGGAAATTATATTACGGAGAAGCGTCTGCTTCTTGCTAAGAATTTATTACGAAACGGTTGTACGGTTACAGAGGCCTGCTTTCAAAGCGGCTTTAAGAATTATTCTACATTTTCCAGAGCATTTAAAAAAGCTTATAGTACAATCCCGAAGAACGCACAGTATCTGGATTAA
- the dapA gene encoding 4-hydroxy-tetrahydrodipicolinate synthase codes for MQPSGVWLPIITPFQNGRIDYKSYKRMINHYVEKGISGIIPLGTTGEVPTLSDFEFEEMIEKTMEYVNGRLPVYVGVGGNYTAKVIKKIKIAEYYDIQGILSVCPYYNRPNQQGIFEHFKSIADETYLNIILYNIPYRTGVNIENETVHRLAECKNIIGIKDASGDMKQTMALLMNPPKDFSVLTGEDILFYLTLTLGGQGGILASSHLKTELFVSVYNLIKGNNQEAAFKIWKELYEFIPLLFKEPNPAPIKYCLHKNGLIGSPEVRLPLTEISEALKKQLNPILDKNINTNILLTAAM; via the coding sequence ATGCAGCCCAGCGGTGTTTGGTTACCAATAATCACTCCTTTTCAGAATGGGAGAATCGACTATAAATCCTACAAAAGAATGATTAATCACTATGTAGAGAAAGGGATTAGCGGTATTATTCCTCTAGGTACAACCGGAGAAGTTCCCACCTTAAGTGATTTTGAATTCGAAGAAATGATTGAGAAAACCATGGAATATGTCAACGGAAGACTTCCCGTATATGTAGGCGTTGGAGGAAACTATACCGCGAAAGTAATTAAGAAAATAAAAATAGCTGAATATTATGATATACAGGGTATTCTTTCAGTATGCCCATACTATAACCGTCCTAATCAACAGGGTATATTCGAGCATTTTAAAAGTATAGCAGATGAGACTTATCTAAATATTATTCTATATAATATACCATACCGAACCGGTGTGAATATCGAAAATGAAACAGTGCATCGCTTAGCCGAGTGCAAAAACATTATCGGTATTAAGGATGCCAGTGGAGATATGAAGCAGACTATGGCACTCCTCATGAACCCACCAAAGGATTTCTCCGTATTAACAGGTGAAGATATCCTATTCTATCTAACTCTTACATTAGGCGGCCAGGGTGGCATTCTTGCATCCTCTCATTTAAAGACAGAATTATTTGTATCTGTATACAATCTGATAAAAGGAAACAACCAGGAAGCTGCCTTCAAGATATGGAAGGAGTTATATGAATTTATACCACTCTTATTCAAGGAACCCAATCCGGCTCCAATTAAGTACTGTCTCCATAAAAATGGTCTGATTGGATCCCCAGAGGTACGGCTTCCATTAACAGAAATTTCGGAGGCCTTAAAGAAACAGCTTAACCCCATATTGGATAAAAATATCAATACAAATATACTTCTGACAGCCGCTATGTAA